In Neochlamydia sp. AcF84, the genomic window GATTAAGCGCTGTCGCCTCTATGGGGGCTTAAATGCCTTGTATGCAGGGGGAAAGCTACAAGGGCGCAGTGCAAAAGGCCATAAGCTTAGATCATCTTATAGAGAGGGAAATGTTGAAGGGCGTATAGGCTACACTTTTCAAATGAAAAGAAGCTGGATGCCCACATTTGTACCTTACCTAGGATATGGATACTTGTGTGAAACCAACAAATTTCTTAAACCCTCCCCCGTAATTCATAAAATGCGCATTTCTTACGATTATTTTACCGTAGGGTTTCTTTCTCACTTTTATCCTCATCCTTCGTGGGTGATAGGCATCAACTTTAAAACACGTTTCCTTTTTACTAGCAAATGTAAGATCAGCGATGACCCTGATCCCCATCAAAAAGACAGCACGATTAGTCTAGGACACAAAATTCAGTATCGTTTTGAATTACCTTTTATTTATAGATTAAATGGCTGGGCAGATAAGCTAGCTTTATCTATGGTACCCTTTTATGAGTATAGACATTATGGAGGACACCCCGATTTTCCCTTTGATTTTGCAGAAACTAAGATGAACAATTATGGCTTTGATTTTCGCTGCTTATATATGTTCTAAATGTTCATCCTATTCCAGAACGATTAAAAGTTTTTTTGCCGATCGTGCCCCCGTTTCTTAATCATTTTCTGCAATATGTTAGGAGGTTTTCTACCTGCTAGTATCAGTGCATAGAGCTGATGGGAATAAAAGAGACGGTTCTAGATAGTATGAATAGAATAGAAATTAGGATGATCAAAAAGTTCCTTATAACCTTGTCCTCTATCTTATTTAAGAGCCAGTGGATAAGGTTTAAATTTAATAATACCCACTTAAAAAAAGGTAAAGATGGAAATTATGATTACATGCATTAGATTTTTCCGCTATTTAACAAAAAGAGGCAAAGCCTTTCTTCTAGCCCAGAAAAGGTTAAATAAGAGAAAACTCTTAAAGAAAGGCTTTTCAATGGGCTTTCTAACTTTTTTTGTTTTCTCTTTGTCTTATTTTTCCTATCTACCTGCGCTAGATATGAGAGTGGCAGCTCGTGACGGTAGTAACTTTATTATCCAGGTAGATGAAAATATTCCTTTCCTTGAAGTCATAGAAGGAATCCAAGCTCAACTAGCTGAGCTAGATATAGCCCAGGAGATGGCAGGATCATATTTTAATAGCTTAGAGGATAGCCCAGAGCTATCTTTTAATTACACTATCGGGATACCAGAAATATGTGTGAATAAAAGTAAACATAAAGTGCTCCGTAACTATTCTACCCCTGTCACTACAGAGGAAAAAAATAACATTCGTTATGTCATTCGTTCATTAGCCAAATACAATTTAGCCCAACTGGCAAGAGAAAAATCCTCCTTAGAAAGAGCAGGAGATAAGATCAACCATCTTCATCCTTTTCGATTTTTACAATGCATATTTAATGATGAAGAGCTTAAAGCAGGCCTACATGCTATTCGTAAAAAAGGTGGGTATGTGTGGAGCAATTACTATGATGGAATGAAAAGCAGTTTAAATGAAGAGCTTGACAAAGATAATCTGATCCAATTTACTTCTGATTTTGCCGACAATGTCGGAGTGAATGTAAACGAAATTTTACCTTATGTGCAAGCACGTCAATGGAGTAACCTTGTAGATGTACTTATTAATAGCATTCCGCGCCAGGGAAATCCGCAACGTTACGATATGTGAACCGAAAAGAGCTTAAAGATCTATGGACGATATTTAATAAAGGAAGGATAGGTGTCGGAAAGATCTTTCTTGCGACTTCGTTATAGTTTTGGCAATAAAGATGGGAGCTTTGAATAGAAAACCTTAAAGATTAAAACAGCAGATCAAGTTCTTGGCATTACGGCAAGTAAAAGACCGCCCGGCACATCTTCTTCTTTGAAGATTTGGTAAGCTCCTTTGCAAGGGATGGGAATTGGGGGATAGAAGATAGTTTGGAGAAAAAAGATCACTGTTTTGCTTATCGTTATATGATAAGTACAATAAGTAATATCTCTAGGCTTTTAAGCCGATTGCTATGCAATTCTGTTACTTCATAAAATCTTTGTATTTAAGGAATTTGCCTAGCAAGGGCTTTAAAGTTTGTCAATGAGGAAAAAAGAGCCTTTTTTTAGCGCATAATAAAAGAGGCTAACCCTTTAGCAGGGCGTGAAGATAGAGATTAATAAATTTATACAAAAAGGATAAATAGAGGGAAAACTAAAAGTGAAGGCTTCCTAACCGGAGGGGGCAATTTTAATGAAGATCTACTTTATTTTTAAAGTCGTAGAAAGAAGAAATCTTATACACTTTAATAAACTTAGTCTGCATACCCAACCCTTTGGAACATGTCTTTTTATTTAAAAAGAAGGATTTTATAAAATACAGGGCTACCTAAGGAGGAGCTTAAAAGTGTATTATTTTTGCTAAGGAAAAGCGATTTTAGCTTTTCTTCAGTAGCATTACTCTTAAAAGAGAGATAAACTTCTAAAATGATAGAAACGATTGTATTTTTTCATTGCCCATCTGCTCAAAATTTTTTAAGGGCTAGTCAATTGAAGTTGCGAAGAATACAACTGAAGATAGATGAGGGAATAATTGGAGCGTAGCGGGGTCGAACCGCTGGCCTCTACAATGCCATTGTAGCGCTCTACCAACTGAGCTAACGCCCCTCAAGCAAAACAAAAATTGTATGATGAAGCTTGTTTTTGAGCAAGAAGAATCCCTCTTCTTTTAAATATTTTTTCATTAAGCGGCATACTCTTATGATGGATGTCGCTTAATAGCTTTTGTACGGAGAGGCTAGTAGAGTATTTTTAGACGGTACTATTACTTTTCTCTAGGTAGGCTTTCCACCATTTGTTAACATACTCAATCGTAGAGAGGGAGGCAATGGTGGTTTCTACTACATCTTTCATTGCCTGGACTTTTTGCTCGATTAGTAAGGAATGATTCTCTTGCCTATCTAACAATCCGTAAATGACGGCTAACCATGCTAACTCCTTATTTAGCAAAGTGGCGATCTTAGCAATCATTTTCCCTTCCTGGGCATGTGCTTTTTGATAATCATCGAAGCATAAGATGGAGATAGCTATCGCAGCTACTGCCGTTTGAATATTGCGCATCTTCTTTTCATCTTTTTCATTATCATCGCTGAACTCTAGATCGGCCGTATCTATACATACTTTTGGATGAGCATAAATGGCATATTCATTATTAATAAAAGGCCCTTCAAATGTCCCAGCAGAAGATGAAGCTTTTACTTTCGTTAAGGGCGTGAAAGCTGCAGGCTCTTGCTTGGTAGAAGAAGAATTAAGAGAGGATCTACAAGAGTTTTTCTTATTTCCCAGCAGAGTATTCCAGGAATTTTTAATCTGTTCATTAAAAAAAAGAGATTGCATAAGTGTATTAATTACATGCATCAAAGCAAGAGCCCGGGGATTAACTTTGCGTGCCTCTAGCAGGGAATAAATGGTTACCAGGGTAGAGATTTCCTTATTGATAGCTAGCTGGAATTGATAGTAAAGAGCTGTTTGCTTGCTTTCTTCAGCTTGTTGAATGAGAATATGAATGATGCACTCTGCTAAAGAGGCTACAGATTTAATGATTTTACCCATTTTTTTATTGTCATCTTGAGAGTCATTAGTTAGCAACAAACTAAGGCTTTTGATTTCTTTATGAGTGTAGGTGATAGTATGCTTATTAGTAGAAGGGTACAAAAGCTTTTCCTTATAAAAATTTTTAGCGAATATTTGGCTTTGATAAGCATTTTGAGGGGTACTGACTGCTGAGGACATCACGGTTTCTCCTTGTTAATTCCTATAAAGTACAAAATTTATCTTAATTTAATGAGGTAAGAAGAAAAGAAAAGGTAGGGAAGATAAAAAAAGTAAAGTTAATCTAAAAATCCTTTTACCAATTTATTCTACAGAAAGCAATATTAATATGATGATAAGCCCGCCCAAAAGCTTAAAAAAGATCTTAAACTTTATTGATTTTCAGAGGCTTAAATTTCATCTAAGCTTGGATCTCGTTCAAATGCTTTTTGCCATCTTTCCATCATTGTTAATTCCTTATCTAATTCTCTATTAGAATCCTTAGCATCCCTTTTTGCTTGATGGGTCACTTCTTTTTTTTTGATGGAGTGAGTATTAACCATCGATTGAAAAGAGATTTCAAACTGCTGGAGATAAAATTCGAAGCACCCTTCTACTGAAGCAAGAGGCTTAGATAAAAGAGCTTTTTGGGGGGGAAAGCGTAGGAGGGGTTTTTGCTTAATCTCTAGAGGAGCCTGCTGTTTAGAGTGTTTAAGTCTTTTTTGATAGCGAGCATTCAGCCATACTAAGAAATCTTCAACAGTTTCTGTCCTAGCATGTCGCCTTCGGGCTAGCCAAGCTAACTTCTTATCAGAAGTAATAATGGTTTCTTGCCGAGGATTTTTACTATGTTTTAATTCCTGCAAGATACGTTCATCTGCGGTTTCTCCCGCGCTTGTAAAAATAATTTCTAGTTGTTGCAGATGTGTACGTGAACTTTCTCCTGCTTGATGATGAGCATCAAAAATGATGGTGGCATGGAGGCCAAGCAGATGAATTTTTTTACTTAAGTCTTGGATAATAATTTCTCTGTGGGTTTGCAGCTCCTTCTCGGCTTTTAACACGCGAAACATTAAATTATAGCCATCAATGAAATAGTGCATACTCCTTATCAGCAATCTTTGAGCATTTCAAGAGAAGGGATTAATTTTTCAATTGCTTTACGGCGATGAGAAATCCTATTTTTGGTCTGTTCATCAAGCTCAGCAAAAGTTTTGTCATAATCATGTTTAATAAAGAGAGCATCATAACCAAAGCCATGACGTCCACGCTCTTGATTGATAATGAGTCCTTCACAGGTGGCATGCACGCTTTTTTTTATCCCTTCGGCAGAAGCTAAGGAAAGCCAGCATTCAAAGTAACCTGTTCGTTCAATATCTTCTAAGCCCTGCATTTCGGCTAAAAGCTTTTGGCGATTTTCACCATCGGTTGCCTCTAAGCCTGAATAACGGGCCGAATAGATTCCTGGCGCTCCCTTTAAGGCAGGTATCACCAGTCCCGAGTCATCTGCTAACACCCATTTGCCTAGTTTTTTAGCAGCATGCAAGGCTTTTCTTTCAACATTTTCTTTAAAAGAAGATCCTTCTTCCGGGAGGGCTGCATAATCTGGAAAATTAAGAAGAGATATAATATCTAAGTGTGCCACTTCCTTATAAGATTTTAACATGTCTCGCAATTCACGAATTTTATGGACATTCTGAGTGGCGAGAATAAGCTCCATTTAATCTCCTAAAAAACTACTAATTTTTGCGATAGAATAATTCTCGTCTCTAAATTTAAAAGCCTCTCCTGCCTTGCAGCCTAGCATAGCTTGGGCATATTTGGACTGAAAAGAAAGAATATGCTCTTCAGGATTAGCGTCCCAGGGTCCTAAAATCTTATACACCGTTTGATTTCCGGCGCTATCTACGACCTCCACTACGCTTCCTATGCCCACTTCGTTTTGAAGAATATCTTCTTTAGTAATGATGCGAGCAAGCTTAAGCTGATCTGATAGAACTTTAAGCTCCCCTTGCAGACGTCCTCTTCTTTCGACGGCAAATTTATACTCAGAGTTTTCTCGTAAATCTCCTAATGCTCTAGCTGCTTCTACTTCGCGGGCATTTTCTACCATCTCTACGGTGCCAATTTGTCTGATCCTTTCTTGGATACGCATGTATCCCTCTTCTGTAGTCCAAATGACATTATCATCCCAATGTTTTTTCTTATGTTTAGCTTCTGCTAGGGTAGGATGCACCACCTCAGCTAACGAACGTAAAATTTTATTATCATGGTCGGTAAAAGTTTGACATTTTGATACTAGAAGAAGGAATTCTTTGATGAACTCTAAGGAAGTACCTTCCAGAATAAAGCGGACTAAGGCATATCGCTTATTAATAATCATATTGTAAATTTTCTTTACTAAATCACGATATTCTACTTTACTCTCTAGATGGCTTAGAAGAACAAGGAAGGCTTCAAAAAACTGAGTCAAGCCTTCCTTATCATGGAAGGGAAGAGTCGTATCTTCCTTATTAGCTATCTTTTGGAAATACCATACAAATGTTTCAGGGGACTCAAAGGGGTGATTAAGCATCTGAGAAAGTTTCTCTTTTAGTAACCCCTTGGTTTCGCCTTGGTTGAGCTCTTTGAGAATATAATCCCTTATGGGGCTTTGCTGATTGGAAAACAACACCTGTAAGAATATTTCTGGCCAATCAGGGCGAAAATCTTTAACAAGGCTTAACACTCGTTTTCTTAAGGCCTGAATTTCGATATTATTGATAATTTGAGGGACATCTTTGAAAATTTTAATTAAGCTTTCTGCTGTTTTTCCCTCTACCTGATGAGCAAACATGCTCTCTAAAAACACATAGATCTGTAGTTCTTGTTCGGGAGCTATCGTGGGATCTGATAAAAGATCTAATAGCTTATCCTTTAAGGTGTTTTTGGTTTCTTGATTTTTACGCGCATTGGGCAGGTCACGGACAAAATTATAAGAAGACTGAATAAATTCATTAATGCTGCTAATATTTTGCAAAGCTTTGTCCATTCTTTCATCAGCCGTGAGCTCGGCTTTTCTTAGACGGAACGGTTCTTTAAGTTGGGAGGGACTTTCTATCAGGGGATCTTTTTTTATTTTATTACGGGTTCCTTGCCACCATTTGGCCCATTCATTTTCAGGAATCACCAACTCGCAAAGTTCTTCTTTTATTTCTGCCGCATTTTTGGGTCCTAGATCACGAAGAAGGAGTTTGATTACCTCTACTGGATTTTCTTTGGCTTCTTGTTCAAGTTGATCTGGATTAGAAAAACGGCGGGCAAGAAATTTATTATCCTCTAAAGGGATTAAGGTCTTGAAAGCATTAGCATAGGTAAGGTGTTTACGGCCGGTTACATTTTCAAACTCTATCGTTACCTGCTCTCTAAGAGCAGAAAGGTCTACAATTTCTCCTGTACCCCATCCCCCTGTATGGAATACAAACTTACCCTTAGCCATATGGGCAAGTAAATCATAATTAGCAAGAGCTGATTGAAAATTTTCTTTAGTACGTAGACCCACTAATTTTAATCTTTCATTCAGCAATGGATCGTTCTGATAGCGCTGGTTGATTTGTTCTAGAGCAATCTCTGCTAAGCGGGGCGTATGAGTTGTCTGCAGATCGATAAGAAGCTTGATAATCTGATATTTTCCTGTAGGTTCCTCAATTTTTTCCCAGAGAGGTAGAGCCGTTTCAACGACTTTTCCAAAAGGAGCGGCAAAATCTGATGTTTTTATTAATTTTAACAAATAATCTAGCTCCTCTACCTCCACAATATCGCAGGTGCAATATTCTTCCCAAAGTTGTAAGAACTTGGCAAAGTTTCGATGATTAATCAGTGCCTGAAATTCCTCCAGATAACCCATGGTAGATAGCCCCTTATTAGTTAAAATTGTTAAAAAATTTATTTTTTAAAGATAGTATTAAAATAGTATAGCTCCTAAAAGGTATAGTGTAAAGGGAGATTTCCCAAATAGTTTGGATTGGGATTTTGCGAGCTTAAAAGAGAAGAATAGATAGACTTTTATATAAGTTAAGTCGTTTATGCTCAATCTCTTGATTTGTCTTTTTGTAATCGAACCACTAATTATTTATAGTCTTGTTTACGTCTAAAAATTTTTTTGATATTAAGAAAATAGACCTTCTATTTATCTCAATTATTAGGAAAATGTCTCTATGGATGACAAAAAAGCTAAAAACATTTTTGAAGCAGTTAAAGATTCTACTACAAGATTGGTATCAAAAAACCATGAATCTGGGCATGAAAAAAGGCAGATACTCCCTACGGAAGAGGTTGATTTTCTTAAAACAGATGAAATTTTACAGCTGCATGGAGATCCTGAAATTAATGAAATGCTAAATAAAATGTATAGAATGCAAGAAGATATTCAATCTAGAATGCATGAAATTTATGGAAATGCAGGACTTTCAACCCATCAAGTTAGGAATTATCTAGATAATCCTAGTAATTTCTCCCCGGAAATGTGGCAAAAAATCCAGCTGCAAAGAGATCAACTCGAGAAAAAGGTACATGATGTTTTAAAAATTTATGCTAAAAAAGCTAAAACTCTTCAAGCAGGGCATATGCTAAAAGCGAGCGGAATAGCAAAAGAGAGAAAAGCAAAAACACTAGCAGCGCGCAAGAATTGGATTCCTATGTAAGGCTTTAGTCCTGTTATTTCCCATCTTTTCCTTAAAATTTTTAGGAATCCCTGTAATCATTTAAGCAAGTTTATTGCTAGCTTGCCTCCCTATCTTATAGCTAAAGATAAAGCGTTGTGAAAAAGAAGGAGGAAAGCTAACGAAAATAAAATAACTCTTATTTAATTTAAAAATTATTAAGGACCTTAAGTATTCTTTTGCTGCCGTCAGGCTCTCTTCCTGCAGTAGCTAGAAAGTTTCTGCCGACTTTAAGAGCCTTGAAAATAGCTGTAAGCTATCTGCAAAGCTATGAATAAAGCTGCTCATATAACAACAACTCTTGCCCAGAGAGTTCTTAACGTACAAGCCCTTTATGCAAATCATGGATCAACAGTAAGTAGTGTACTCATGGCTGTGGAGCTGATTGAATTATCTACAGATTATGGCTCAGTTAAAAGCGGATAAGAAAGGCAAGGTGGGGATGTTTTTTGTCCGAACTATTATGAACTCAACCTCCCGTTAGGTGGGTTAGCTTTATAAGTTTATGGAGAAAGCCGCTAAGGGCTTAGCTGTAACCTTTAAAAAGCCTTTGAATGATGAGGTAGAGTAAATTTTTAAAAAGCTCTTAGCAACTCTAGACGATGGCAGTGGATCCTGATTTATAAAATATTTACGTACAAGAGCTTTTTAGAAAAGCTTTTTAATATAGCTTTTTAGCACTTAAGAAAAATCGAGCGGAGTGGCATGGACAAGTGAATTACTTTTGGGCTTCTCTTTTATAAATAGAATAGAGGATAGGAAAGCTGAGCGGTAAAGTTGCAGAAATTTAAGCCTACCGGGAACCAGCAGTCTAAGAATTTATTAAAGTTACCACTTACTTTACAAATTTCGAGGATCAACCTAGCAAAGCAGGATGTATGGTCAAAAAAGTCGATTTAATAACACCTTATGGCAGCCAATATAGGGTGCTTCATCATTTTACGAAAAAGCTGTATGAAGCCTGGATAAGAGCTGGCTATGAAGCTAGGTTTTTTGAAGATGCTACAGAAGCTTTAAAAATCATGCTTTTAGATCCACCGGACTTAATCGTAGGATTTAATGGGGTACCTCGTCATGATCAAATACCTTATAGCAATATCCTCAAAAAGCCTTACCTGAGCTTAATTGTCGATCCTTTTTATCATTTTTTAAGCGAAATTTCTTCTCCCTATGTGATTATAGGATGCGATGATTTTTCTAGTGTGACCGCTTTTAAAAATACCAATTTTCATCAGGCGTTCTTTGTTCCTCACGCTGTAGAATCAGATCTAACCACCGATTCTGAGGTTGAAAAAATCTTTGAGGTATCAATGCTTGTCACTTTCATCGATTACGAAGCACGACGAGAGCAATGGCGCCTTAAATACCCTTTACAGGTCTGCGAGGCGATGTATGAAGCGGTAGAGCAAACTTTTTTAAATCCCCAGTTAGCTTTTATTGAAGCTACCCTGGGAAAGGTTCAGTGGGCCTACTATAATCATCCTGAGTTACGTACTGCGGAGGTAGATATCATTAGCCTATTAAAAGATGTAGAACTCTATATTAAAGGAAAAGAGCGAATTGATATCCTTAAAGCTATTCACACAGTGCCTGTACATGTATTTGGCCATAGTGTTGACAAAGTAAATTGGAAAAGTTACTTTAAAAACCAAAGCAATATCATTACTCATGATGCTGTTACCTATGAAAAAAGTATCGAAATTATGAAACAAAGTAAAATCGTACTCAATAGCAGTATCAAAAATAAATTTGGAGCCCATGAGCGTATTTTTACTGCTTTGGCGGCAGGGGCCCTTGTCATTACTAATGAAAATGATTATTTAAAAAATTTCTTTTCCCATGATGTAGATATCGCCTTTTATCAATACCATGGTCTGCTCAATCTTAATCAAATGATCGTGGACTATTTAGCTGACGAAGATCACCGCCAACAGGTAGCAGAAAACGGCAGAGAAATTGTAATGACTTACCATACCTGGGACGCCCGCATTCGGGAGTTTGAAAAGAACCTTTTCCCTAGGATCGAAGCAGGTATGTTAAAAACCTGATAGGATTTGAAAATTTGCTATCATCAAGAAAAAGCAATAGGGAGTTTTCTTTTAACTTTAACACGAAGGAGGAGTTCATGGCTTCTAAATTACAATCTTTTTCTGAATCCGCTGCCTTGCCAGGAGATTATGAAGGGGCGCTTACCTCGAGTTTAAATATACCGTTAGATGAAGTGGTCTTAAGAAATTTTAGCTCTGACTCTATCATTTGTATAACCCTATTAAGTGGTAAAACGATTGAACTGCCTTTGCATTTAAATCTTAAAGAGAGCGGTAAAGCCACGCTTGCTATCCCTGAAAAATACTATAAGCAGTCAGAACTGTGTAAAGAACTTGAGCATTTGCTATCTCATTTATTTAGCAATCAGCGTAGCCTCTTGATGGAAATAGATGTTCAAGCCCACCAAATAATTATTGCCCCTTATCAATCTAAAAAAAACAAATTTAAATTCACCTTTTTTTGCTAGAAAATTAGAGAAATCGTTAGGGTTGCAAAGCTCTTTTTTAGCTTAAGTTAAATGGAAAAAGT contains:
- the rdgB gene encoding RdgB/HAM1 family non-canonical purine NTP pyrophosphatase: MELILATQNVHKIRELRDMLKSYKEVAHLDIISLLNFPDYAALPEEGSSFKENVERKALHAAKKLGKWVLADDSGLVIPALKGAPGIYSARYSGLEATDGENRQKLLAEMQGLEDIERTGYFECWLSLASAEGIKKSVHATCEGLIINQERGRHGFGYDALFIKHDYDKTFAELDEQTKNRISHRRKAIEKLIPSLEMLKDC
- a CDS encoding NYN domain-containing protein; translated protein: MHYFIDGYNLMFRVLKAEKELQTHREIIIQDLSKKIHLLGLHATIIFDAHHQAGESSRTHLQQLEIIFTSAGETADERILQELKHSKNPRQETIITSDKKLAWLARRRHARTETVEDFLVWLNARYQKRLKHSKQQAPLEIKQKPLLRFPPQKALLSKPLASVEGCFEFYLQQFEISFQSMVNTHSIKKKEVTHQAKRDAKDSNRELDKELTMMERWQKAFERDPSLDEI
- a CDS encoding GreA/GreB family elongation factor, yielding MGYLEEFQALINHRNFAKFLQLWEEYCTCDIVEVEELDYLLKLIKTSDFAAPFGKVVETALPLWEKIEEPTGKYQIIKLLIDLQTTHTPRLAEIALEQINQRYQNDPLLNERLKLVGLRTKENFQSALANYDLLAHMAKGKFVFHTGGWGTGEIVDLSALREQVTIEFENVTGRKHLTYANAFKTLIPLEDNKFLARRFSNPDQLEQEAKENPVEVIKLLLRDLGPKNAAEIKEELCELVIPENEWAKWWQGTRNKIKKDPLIESPSQLKEPFRLRKAELTADERMDKALQNISSINEFIQSSYNFVRDLPNARKNQETKNTLKDKLLDLLSDPTIAPEQELQIYVFLESMFAHQVEGKTAESLIKIFKDVPQIINNIEIQALRKRVLSLVKDFRPDWPEIFLQVLFSNQQSPIRDYILKELNQGETKGLLKEKLSQMLNHPFESPETFVWYFQKIANKEDTTLPFHDKEGLTQFFEAFLVLLSHLESKVEYRDLVKKIYNMIINKRYALVRFILEGTSLEFIKEFLLLVSKCQTFTDHDNKILRSLAEVVHPTLAEAKHKKKHWDDNVIWTTEEGYMRIQERIRQIGTVEMVENAREVEAARALGDLRENSEYKFAVERRGRLQGELKVLSDQLKLARIITKEDILQNEVGIGSVVEVVDSAGNQTVYKILGPWDANPEEHILSFQSKYAQAMLGCKAGEAFKFRDENYSIAKISSFLGD
- a CDS encoding glycosyltransferase yields the protein MVKKVDLITPYGSQYRVLHHFTKKLYEAWIRAGYEARFFEDATEALKIMLLDPPDLIVGFNGVPRHDQIPYSNILKKPYLSLIVDPFYHFLSEISSPYVIIGCDDFSSVTAFKNTNFHQAFFVPHAVESDLTTDSEVEKIFEVSMLVTFIDYEARREQWRLKYPLQVCEAMYEAVEQTFLNPQLAFIEATLGKVQWAYYNHPELRTAEVDIISLLKDVELYIKGKERIDILKAIHTVPVHVFGHSVDKVNWKSYFKNQSNIITHDAVTYEKSIEIMKQSKIVLNSSIKNKFGAHERIFTALAAGALVITNENDYLKNFFSHDVDIAFYQYHGLLNLNQMIVDYLADEDHRQQVAENGREIVMTYHTWDARIREFEKNLFPRIEAGMLKT